A genomic stretch from Juglans microcarpa x Juglans regia isolate MS1-56 chromosome 3S, Jm3101_v1.0, whole genome shotgun sequence includes:
- the LOC121258597 gene encoding F-box/kelch-repeat protein At1g23390-like: MEEDNQQELKAEEEASATASIHGDVLEIILSHVPLIDLEHARCVSNNWNRAVFSSLRHLNPIKPWLIVHKQSTRHPYATMAHAYDPRSGVWLKIDQPPINQVSALRSSHSTLLYMQSSLQFAFSFDPLHLKWYRTNAPLVWRTDPIVALVGHRVVVAGGTFDLGDDPLPLEIYDLRTGKWDICQRIPAVLKDSPSSLWLSVAVDEHKMYVTEKSSGITHSFDPSTKTWYGPYDLRPGKHVFSSAIGFVNDSMVVVGLIGDSENVKGVKLWEVMKGTEMVELREMGEMPEELVGKLKGESACLPSIGLNTMGQFAYLHNPSDPGELILCEVADGACRWGSVRNVVGDDESRMQRLVFTCSDVGLGDLHDAICSGNRRFTVKDNIVD; encoded by the coding sequence ATGGAAGAAGACAATCAGCAGGAATTAAAggcagaagaagaagcttctGCTACTGCTTCGATCCATGGAGATGTCTTGGAGATTATCCTCTCGCACGTTCCTCTCATCGATCTCGAGCACGCACGTTGCGTGTCTAACAACTGGAATCGCGCCGTTTTCTCGTCTCTTCGGCACCTGAACCCCATCAAGCCCTGGCTCATTGTCCACAAACAGAGCACTCGCCACCCTTACGCCACCATGGCGCACGCGTATGACCCGCGCTCCGGCGTGTGGCTGAAGATCGATCAGCCGCCGATCAATCAAGTCTCGGCCCTCCGGTCGTCGCACTCGACCCTCCTCTACATGCAGTCATCCCTCCAGTTCGCTTTCTCATTCGACCCGCTCCACCTTAAATGGTACCGCACCAACGCCCCGCTCGTTTGGCGGACCGACCCGATCGTTGCGCTGGTTGGCCACCGCGTCGTTGTCGCCGGCGGAACCTTCGACTTAGGTGATGATCCGCTTCCGTTGGAAATCTACGACCTGAGGACCGGTAAATGGGACATTTGCCAACGGATCCCCGCCGTCCTCAAGGATTCCCCCTCTTCCTTATGGCTCTCCGTAGCTGTGGACGAGCACAAGATGTACGTGACGGAGAAAAGCTCCGGCATAACGCACTCGTTCGATCCCAGCACCAAGACCTGGTACGGGCCGTACGATCTGCGACCAGGTAAGCACGTGTTCTCCTCTGCCATCGGATTCGTAAATGACAGCATGGTGGTGGTGGGCCTAATCGGAGACAGCGAAAATGTGAAAGGCGTAAAATTGTGGGAAGTCATGAAGGGGACTGAAATGGTGGAGTTAAGGGAGATGGGCGAGATGCCAGAGGAGCTGGTCGGAAAGCTGAAAGGGGAGAGCGCTTGCCTACCGTCGATTGGGTTGAACACGATGGGTCAATTCGCGTACTTGCACAATCCGTCGGATCCAGGGGAGTTGATCTTGTGCGAGGTCGCCGACGGTGCATGCAGGTGGGGGAGTGTTCGGAATGTTGTGGGCGACGACGAGAGTCGGATGCAGCGTTTAGTATTCACATGTTCGGACGTAGGACTCGGAGATTTGCACGATGCAATCTGCTCTGGGAATCGACGATTCACTGTCAAGGACAATATCGTGGATTAA